A region of the Pricia mediterranea genome:
TCCCTCGATCGGATTGCTCTACTACTTTAAGAAATACAAGCAAACCACGGTCAAGAATTTTTTGATTGCCAATGTAGCGGTCGTTGCCATTCTCATGCTGGTCTACCAGTTTTCATTGACCTACGTGCTGAAACTCTTCGGATGGAGCGAGGTATTCTTTATCAACAGTATCGGGCTGCCATTTAACTCGGGCACCATCATAATGGGGTTGATTTTTGCAGCGGCCTTTTATTTTGGCCTCAGCTACACCCGAAAGAACAATTACAGAACGGCGAATACCATTATACTGAGTGTAATGTTCATTTTTCTCGGGTTTTCGACCTGGTTGATGCTGCCGATCCGGGCCAACGCCCAGGTGGTGATCAACGAGAATAATCCCGAAGATGCGCGTGCCCTATTGGCGTATTACAATAGGGAGCAATACCCCGGGGTCGATAGTCCCGTGTACGGGGCGTACTACTCCAGTACATTTGGCAGTGGCGGGGAAGAGAAAGACGAGGCCCCCAAGTATGAAAAAAATGAGGAGACCGGTAAATACGTGATCGTAAACCACTATAAGAACGCAGTTCCCGGTGACGATCCCAAGCATGTCGGAGTTCTACCCCGAATGTGGAGCACCCAGCATGCAGAGAACTACATGCGTTATTTCGGGCCGCTCGACTTTAAGATGAAGCAGTCGAACGAAGAATTGCGCGCCGCGGTCAAGCAGGTGAAGGAAGGCTATGCCAAGGGGGAAATTGACGCCGAGCAGTACATCGGATTTTTACGGCGGTTCGGCGAGTATCTTGAAGTGGAACCTCCCTCGGTCTGGCAAAACATCCAATACATGATGCAATTTCAGTTCGGGTACATGTACTGGCGGTATTTTATGTGGAATTTTACCGGAAAGAACAATGACGTTCAGGGCAGGTACAACGGCAACGGAGAATGGTTGAGCGGTTTGAATTTTATCGATAGCATGCGGCTCGGCAGCCAAGATAACCTGCCCGATGATGTGCTGGACGATAAAGCACGGAATACTTATTATTTTCTGCCCTTGATTTTGGGCATTATCGGCATTCTTTTTCAGGTATCCAAAAACCCGAAACAGTTCTGGGTGCTGTTGGTGTTCTTCTTGTTTACCGGGATTGCCATTCAGTTCTATACCAATCCCTATATCTTCCAACCTCGGGAGCGGGACTATTCCCTTGTAGGTTCGTTCTATGTCTTCTCGTTGTGGATAGGCCTCGGGGTGTACGGACTTTTCGACGAGCTGAGAAAACTGCTTTCCCCAAAAATACTGGCTCCGGTGATTACCGTGGTCTGTCTCCTTGCCGTGCCCACGGTAATGGCCGTACAAAATTGGGACGACCACGATCGGTCGAACCGCTTTACCGCCAACGCATCGGCAAAGGCCTATCTCGACTCGTGCCAAGAAGATGCAGGCGCGATACTCTTTACGATAGGTGACAACGATACCTTTCCGCTTTGGTACGCCCAAGAGATCGAGGGGTATCGTACCGATGTCCGCATTGTTTGTACCAGCCTGTTCGAAACGGACTGGTATATCGATCAAATGAAGCGCAAGGCCTATGACAGCGAGCCGATACCTTCGCAGATTACCCACGATAAATATCGATGGGGATCTCGAGATGTGCTCTATCATTACAATGTTGATGATATTTTCAATAGAAAACTTTCTGAAAGTCGGTGGTCCGTGCAGGACTTTATTAAATGGATCGACAGTGATGAACCCCAGACCAAGTTGAAGTTTATTCTCGAAAAGCGGGGAGCGGATCTTGATGCCTATTCCGAAAATAGTCTGAACATTGTCTATTATCCCACTACGCATCTTCGTATTCCGGTAAACAAGAAAAACGTACTGGAGAGCGGACTCGTCAAGGAAAAAGATTCCGCCCAGATCGTCGATTATATCGATATTGACATTCCCCAATCGGCAATCACCAAGAAGAATATGATGATGTTGGACATGTTGGCCAACAATGATTGGAAACGCCCACTTTATTTTTCGGGGGGAAGTTTTGACGACGCTGAATTTATTTGGATGAAAGATTACTTGCAATTGGATGGGATGGCCTACAAGCTCGTACCGATCAATACCCCACGTACAAAATCATCTTTTGAAATGGGTAGGATCGATACCGATATGATGTACGATATCGTTACGAATTGGTACTGGGGTAATTCGGGAAGTCCCGATGTGTACCACGACCCCCAGACGCGTATACAAGGGCTGTCGTACCGAAGCAACCTGGCCCGATTGACCGAAAAACTGATCGAGGAGGGGAAAATCGAAAAGGCCAAGACTATTATCGATATGACCATGGAGAAGCTACCGGTCGAGTACTATCAATACTACACGTTCGTCGAGCCTTTCGTAGATGGATATTACAAGGTAGGGGAGACCGAAAAGGCCAGGGCGCTTTTCGAAAAACTGAAAACCATCTATCAGCAGCGTTTGGAATATTACGCAGGAGTTCCGTTGGATGAGCAGTACGATAACATCGACGAGATTATCGGTGACATGGAGGGCTATCGCAGAAACATCGATATTTTAATCACGAACAACGACCGGGAGAAGGCCGAAAAGGAAACCTTGATCTTTAACGAATACATCGACAAGTTCGAGCATTTTTATGAGAACAACATCCCGGGGGATGAACTTCCGATACAGGGGCAGGATCCGGATATGGTCGATACGATGCCCGTTTCCGATACCAAGAACCGGGACGCCACCGAAACCGATGAAGAATTACTTGAGCGAATAGGGGTCAAGGACCAAAACTGATCTCGTGGCCGGATTGAATTTAGGATTATTAATAGGAATGGGTGTCTCCGCGTTACCGAAATCAGTGATTTCGAACGGAATAAAAGAACGTAAATCGCGTCCTTTTAATTGATATATGATTCGGCAGTCTGTCCTGGAGCGTAGTTTTGCAGCGCTATTTTCTCGATCTGATATCGCACTTTCCGATATGATCGAAGCCATACCGCAGACTGCAAAAGAATTCTAAATATGCGTAATCCCTCCCCGGAAAACAAAGCAAGTACGGGCCGATAAGATTGTGCCTAAATTTCAGGAGTTCATACGAGGAAACGAAGGTGCCAGTGGAATGTACAAATTCTTCTCTCACACGTATTCTTTGAGAATTCCGATAAGGGTCTTGGCATCCTGCTCGCCACTTTGGCGCCATACCATTTCTCCTTTTTTGTAGATCATTAAGGTCGGAAGGCCTTTGACACGCAAAGCACTGGAAAGCTCCTTGTTTTTGTCCACATCTATTTTGATGACCTTGCCCTTATCGCCCAACGCCGCGGCAACGTCGCGGAGAACGGAGTGCATTGCGGTGGACTGTTCGTTCCATTCCGCATAGAAATCCAACAGTACGGGGATTTTCAAATCTATAAGATCACCAAATTTTGACATGTTTGTTGCTTTGCGTTATGCGCCAAAAGTAAGAAAATTTGTGAAATCAAGGCCCGCCCCCGAGGTTTTATGGTACGCGGCCCGCGTTAAAATCTTGTTAGAGACAATTTTAAAAAAGTCCCTTGACTGGGGAGCTTGGTAACTAGGCCTTCTTTTTGAGGGTAATGACACTGATTTCAGGCCAGATGCCGACGCGCCCCGGATACCCCAAAAAGCCCAGACCACGGTTGACATTGATGAACTGTCCCTTTTCCTTATAGATGCCCGCCCAATATTTGTAGCGCCAGCGTGCGGGACTCCATTTGACCCATCCGGGGATTTCGATACCGAACTGCATGCCGTGGGTGTGGCCGCTAAGGGTCAGGTGATAGTGGGTGTCATCAAAGAGCACCACATCTTCCCAATGCGAAGGGTCGTGGCTCAGCAAAATCTTAAAATCGTTCTTATCGATGGTAGCTGCGGCCTTTTTGAGATTGCCGGCCTTTTTAAATCCGCCGCGGCCCCAGTTTTCTACGCCGACCAACGCAACTTTATCGTTCCCCTTTTGTAGATATCGGCTTTCGTTCAACATGAGGTCGAAACCGATGTCGCGTTGGATCAGTTTAAGGTCCTCGAGATTTTGACGTTTTGAGGCTTCGGTCTCCCAATCCACGTAATCGCCATAATCATGGTTTCCCAAGACGGAGAATTTGCCGTCTTTGGCCTTGAGGGTCGAGAAGAGGTCCTTCCAAGGTGCCATTTCCGTGGCCAGGTTGTTCACCAGGTCCCCTGTAAATAAAATGACATCGCTCTCTTGTTCGTTGACCAGATTGACGGCATATTCAACTTTTTTGCGGTCGTCGAGGCTTCCGCTGTGAATATCGGAGAGTTGGGTGATGCGGTAGCCGTCGAAGGCATCGGGCAGGTCTTCGAATTCCAGTTCATAGTTCAGCACCTGAAAATTATACTTGCCCTTGTACATGCCGTAGAGTAGGGCGCCGAACGGCAATGCGGCAATCCCTAGGCCGAGCAAGCTCAAAAATTTCCGGCGCTCGGGAAGGGCAAAGGTCCGGGTGTTGCCGGTTAGTTTATGGTACAGGGCCGAGACCACCCGGAAAATATCCTCGGAGAAAAGAAAAAGAATGGTAATCAACTGAAAGGTAAAAAAGGCGAGCATCAGACCGAAGGCATAGCTTTTCGGACGGCTTAAGACCCGCCCCGGCGCGGCACCCCATGTAAACTGATACACAAAATTGCCCAAGACCAGTAACGATACGGCGATAAAAAGATAGTACACCCAGGGATATCGGGTGGCCGTTTTCAAGGCTTGCAGGGCGTAAAGGCCCACAACTATATAAACTATGGCAAAAACAATCCATCGTAACATGGCTGCAAAGATATTTTTAAATACCCGTTCCCCTATGCCATTTAGAATTTATTTAACCGCATGGACTACTTTTTGGATAGTTTCCACACTAGAGACCGTTATTTCGTCATTTTTTAGAAAAGATGGGGAATTCATGGAAATTCGCGGAGTGTTTGGCAAGGTGCGAACGAATTGGCTTCCCGAAAGATGGGCGGCACGGAATCCTTTATCCTTAAAAACGTCGATGTTTTCCGGTTTAACGCCTCCGCCGGGCATAATTACGAGGCTGGATGCATTTTGCTGGAGTTTTTCCAGGAGGGAGATACCCACAACGGCCGACTTTTCTTGACCTGAAGTCAAAATACAGTCCGCCCCCAGGTTTTCCAATTCCCTTAAAACTTCCATAGGGTCTTTGACCCAATCGAATCCTCGGTGAAACGTGAATTTAAGTTTTCCCGAGGCCTCGATCAAGGTTTTTGTCCGTTTTACATCCAATGAATAATCCTTTTTTAGAACGCCGGAGACGATGCCGTCGAAACCCAAATCCCTACAGATGGCGATATCGGCTCTCATGATCTCGAACTCCCCGTCGGAATAGGTGAAATCGCCGCTACGGGGCCGTATCAGCACGTGTACGGGAATCCCAACCTTTTCCCGGACCGCTTTCAAGAGTCCATATGAGGGAGTGATGCCCCCCACGGCAAGCTCCGAGCAGAGTTCGATACGATGGGCACCCGCCTTTTCGGCGTTTAGGGCAGATTGCAGTGAATTGGCACAGACTTCTATCAACATATCCTTATATTTATCTGCGCTAAATGTAAAGAGTAATTATGGAACGAAGAAAATTTATACGGCATTCCACTGCGGCGACCGCGGGGCTGATTTCGGGGCCCTTGTTGGCATCGTCGGCGGGGCAGGCGGGTCCCACCTTGAAGGACTCTGTTAAGGCTGTTCGTCCCCTTGTCATCTGTACCTGGGATTTTCACAAGGCCTCGGCAAAGGCGTGGGAGGTTTTAAAAGATGGAGGAAATGCCCTCGATGCCGTGGAGCAAGGCGTCAAGGTCGAAGAGGCCGACCCCGATAACCAGACCGTAGGCGTCGGCGGCCGCCCCGACCGGGATGGGAACGTGACCTTGGATGCCTGTATCATGGATAAGGACGGCAACTGTGGGGCGGTCTTGGCGATGCAGAACATTGCCCATCCCGTCTCGGTGGCGCGCAAGGTGATGGAAGAAACTCCCCATGTGATGCTGGCCGGAAAAGGGGCGGAACAGTTTGCCTACGCAATGGGCTTCAAAAAAACCGATCTGCTTACGCAGCGCTCGAAACAGGAATGGCTTGAATGGAAGAAGACCTCGAAGTACGAACCTGTCATCAATATTGAGAACCACGATACCATCGGGATGTTGGCACTCGATCAAGATGGTGATATTTCTGGGGCCTGTACTACTAGCGGGATGGCCTACAAGATGGCCGGGCGCGTTGGGGATTCGCCAATTATCGGGGCCGGACTCTTTGTGGATAACGAAATCGGCGGGGCTACGGCCACGGGGGTAGGGGAGGAAGTGGTCCGCACCGTGGGCAGCTTTCTGATCGTTGAGCTGATGCGGCAGGGCAAGTCGCCACAAGATGCCTGCGAGGAAGGCGTGAAACGCATCATCGCCAAGAACAAGGACAAGCAGGATTTTCAGATCGGCTTTATCGCTATCAACAAGAAAGGAGAGACTGGAGGCTATTGCATCCATCCCGGGTTTTCGTACCGCACCTACTCGGAAGCCGGGCACGTGAACAATCCCTCAAAATCCTATCTCGAATCGTAACGATATCGGAAGCACGGCGAGCATTACGCCCCCAAGTCCCGAAAAGCCTTAATTTCGTATTTTCATTGTAGGCCTATAGTTTCGAACTTGCGACCCAATACCTTAAAAACTAAAAACCTCACATCCACATCTCAGTCCAACATCTCAAGACTAAAATCTCACATCAAAAAATGTCAACACAAAAACGCCTTTTTCTTCTCGACGCCTACGCCCTTATCTTTCGTGGCTACTACGCCCTGATCAAAAACCCGCGCATCAATTCAAAGGGAATGGATACCTCTGCCATCATGGGTTTTATGAATTCCCTCTTCGATGTCATCAAACGGGAGAAGCCCGACCATCTCGCCGTCTGTTTCGATAAGGATGGCAGTGCCGAACGCACCGAGCTCTATCCCGACTACAAGGCCAATCGCGACGAGACCCCCGACGCTATCAGAACGGCCATCCCTTGGATCCAGGTTATTCTAAAGGCCATGCATATTCCCAGTATCGAACTGTCCGGCCTGGAGGCCGACGACATTATCGGTACGTTGGCCAAACAGGCCGAAAAAGAGGATTACAAAGTTTTTATGGTGACCCCGGACAAAGATTTTGCCCAACTCGTTACCGAAAATATCTTTATGTACCGACCCTCCCGAATGGGCAACGGTATCGAAATATGGGGCATTCCCGAGGTACAGAAACGCTTTGGGGTCGAACGGCCCGAGCAGGTCATCGATTACCTTGGAATGATGGGCGATGCCAGCGACAATATTCCTGGTCTGCCAGGTGTCGGTGATAAAACGGCCAAGAAATTTATCAAACAATTCGACTCCCTCGAGGGACTGCTCGACAATACCGACCAGCTCAAGGGCAAGATGAAGGAGAAGGTCATCGCGAACGCCGAACAGGGTCGGCTTTCCAAGCAGCTAGCCACCATTTTTACAGAGTGCGAGGTCACCTTCGATGCCAAGGACTATGAGCTCTCCCAACCGGACAGTGAAAAAGTACAGAAACTGTTCGAAGAACTGGAGTTCCGCCGTTTGAGAGACCAATTTATTAAAATATTCTCCGGGGAAGACGACACGCAGCAAGCCCAAGTGACCAGCACAAAGACCGCAAAGGCCCATGCCAAGGAAGCCGGTGGCGGACAATTTTCATTGTTCGGTGCCGATCCGGGGGCATCCGGCGAGACCATCACAGAGCACAATAGCCGCAAGACCATAGAAGACGTTCCCCATATTTACCAAAGCGTCTCCGAGGGAATGGCCATGGAACTTTTCTTGAAAAATTTATTGAAGCAAACTTCAGTCTGTTTCGATACCGAGACCACGGGACTGAATCCGCTGACGGCAGAACTTGTGGGCATCGCTTTTTCCTGGGAGCCGACCAAGGGTTTCTATGTTCCCTTTCCCGAAAAAAAAGAGGAGGCCCAAGAGCTGATCGAAAAGTTGCGGCCCTTCTTTGAAAGCGAAGACATCGAAAAGGTCGGCCAAAACCTGAAATACGATATTAAGGTACTCGACAAATATGATATCAAGATAAAGGGACGCTTTTTCGACACGATGATCGCGCATTATCTCATCAATCCCGATATGCGGCATAATATGGACGTGCTGGCCGAAACCTATCTCAACTATACTCCGCTTTCCATTACCGAGCTGATCGGCAAGAAGGGCAAGAACCAATTGAGCATGCGCGAGGTGCCGTTGGAAAAACAGACAGAATACGCTGTCGAAGATGCCGATATCACCTTTCAGTTGGCGCAGCATTTCAGTCCCGAACTGGCCGAGGCCAAGACCGATAAACTCTTCAATGATATCGAGATTCCCCTGTTGCACGTGCTGGCGGATATGGAGCTGGAGGGAATAAATCTGGATAAAAAGTTCTTGGACTCCCTTGCCGAGGCGCTGGACGATGACATCAAGCAACTGGAACAGAAAATCTATAAGGAAGCCGGGGAGGAATTCAACATCGAATCGCCCAAGCAGCTGGGGGAAATCCTGTTTGACAAGATGAAACTGGTCGACAAGCCCAAAAAAACGAGGACCGGACAGTATTCCACCGCCGAAGATGTACTGTCGTATCTCGCAAAGGACCATGAAATCATCCAACAGGTACTCGACTTTCGGGGACTGAGCAAACTGAAAAGCACCTATATCGCGGCGCTTCCGGAACAGATCGAGGCGTCCACCGGAAGGGTACATACCGATTATATGCAGACAGTTGCGGCTACGGGCCGCTTGAGCAGTAACAATCCCAATTTGCAGAACATTCCGATCCGTACCGAACGCGGGCGGCAGGTTCGCAAGGCGTTCGTGCCCCGAGACGAAAATTACACCCTGCTGGCAGCGGATTACTCCCAGATCGAGCTCCGGATCATCGCTGCCCTGAGCGAGGAGACCACCATGATCGAGGCCTTTAAGAACGGCGAGGACATCCACGCTTCCACCGCCTCGAAAGTGTTCGATGTGCCCCT
Encoded here:
- a CDS encoding DUF2723 domain-containing protein, with translation MFSKNFEKWNTLAGWGVFFIALIVYAITVEPTNSFWDAGEYIATSAKLQVGHPPGAPLLQMLGAFFAMFAPDPTEVARMVNYVSGVSSAFTILFMFWTITNLVQKLVRKKGEVMTDSKAIAILGSGLVGALAFTFSDSFWFNATETEVYASASLIMALLLWLGLKWTDNLDTPRGNKWLVLISFVVGLTFGVQFMGFLAIPSIGLLYYFKKYKQTTVKNFLIANVAVVAILMLVYQFSLTYVLKLFGWSEVFFINSIGLPFNSGTIIMGLIFAAAFYFGLSYTRKNNYRTANTIILSVMFIFLGFSTWLMLPIRANAQVVINENNPEDARALLAYYNREQYPGVDSPVYGAYYSSTFGSGGEEKDEAPKYEKNEETGKYVIVNHYKNAVPGDDPKHVGVLPRMWSTQHAENYMRYFGPLDFKMKQSNEELRAAVKQVKEGYAKGEIDAEQYIGFLRRFGEYLEVEPPSVWQNIQYMMQFQFGYMYWRYFMWNFTGKNNDVQGRYNGNGEWLSGLNFIDSMRLGSQDNLPDDVLDDKARNTYYFLPLILGIIGILFQVSKNPKQFWVLLVFFLFTGIAIQFYTNPYIFQPRERDYSLVGSFYVFSLWIGLGVYGLFDELRKLLSPKILAPVITVVCLLAVPTVMAVQNWDDHDRSNRFTANASAKAYLDSCQEDAGAILFTIGDNDTFPLWYAQEIEGYRTDVRIVCTSLFETDWYIDQMKRKAYDSEPIPSQITHDKYRWGSRDVLYHYNVDDIFNRKLSESRWSVQDFIKWIDSDEPQTKLKFILEKRGADLDAYSENSLNIVYYPTTHLRIPVNKKNVLESGLVKEKDSAQIVDYIDIDIPQSAITKKNMMMLDMLANNDWKRPLYFSGGSFDDAEFIWMKDYLQLDGMAYKLVPINTPRTKSSFEMGRIDTDMMYDIVTNWYWGNSGSPDVYHDPQTRIQGLSYRSNLARLTEKLIEEGKIEKAKTIIDMTMEKLPVEYYQYYTFVEPFVDGYYKVGETEKARALFEKLKTIYQQRLEYYAGVPLDEQYDNIDEIIGDMEGYRRNIDILITNNDREKAEKETLIFNEYIDKFEHFYENNIPGDELPIQGQDPDMVDTMPVSDTKNRDATETDEELLERIGVKDQN
- a CDS encoding thioredoxin family protein, which encodes MSKFGDLIDLKIPVLLDFYAEWNEQSTAMHSVLRDVAAALGDKGKVIKIDVDKNKELSSALRVKGLPTLMIYKKGEMVWRQSGEQDAKTLIGILKEYV
- a CDS encoding metallophosphoesterase produces the protein MLRWIVFAIVYIVVGLYALQALKTATRYPWVYYLFIAVSLLVLGNFVYQFTWGAAPGRVLSRPKSYAFGLMLAFFTFQLITILFLFSEDIFRVVSALYHKLTGNTRTFALPERRKFLSLLGLGIAALPFGALLYGMYKGKYNFQVLNYELEFEDLPDAFDGYRITQLSDIHSGSLDDRKKVEYAVNLVNEQESDVILFTGDLVNNLATEMAPWKDLFSTLKAKDGKFSVLGNHDYGDYVDWETEASKRQNLEDLKLIQRDIGFDLMLNESRYLQKGNDKVALVGVENWGRGGFKKAGNLKKAAATIDKNDFKILLSHDPSHWEDVVLFDDTHYHLTLSGHTHGMQFGIEIPGWVKWSPARWRYKYWAGIYKEKGQFINVNRGLGFLGYPGRVGIWPEISVITLKKKA
- a CDS encoding isoaspartyl peptidase/L-asparaginase family protein is translated as MERRKFIRHSTAATAGLISGPLLASSAGQAGPTLKDSVKAVRPLVICTWDFHKASAKAWEVLKDGGNALDAVEQGVKVEEADPDNQTVGVGGRPDRDGNVTLDACIMDKDGNCGAVLAMQNIAHPVSVARKVMEETPHVMLAGKGAEQFAYAMGFKKTDLLTQRSKQEWLEWKKTSKYEPVINIENHDTIGMLALDQDGDISGACTTSGMAYKMAGRVGDSPIIGAGLFVDNEIGGATATGVGEEVVRTVGSFLIVELMRQGKSPQDACEEGVKRIIAKNKDKQDFQIGFIAINKKGETGGYCIHPGFSYRTYSEAGHVNNPSKSYLES
- the polA gene encoding DNA polymerase I: MSTQKRLFLLDAYALIFRGYYALIKNPRINSKGMDTSAIMGFMNSLFDVIKREKPDHLAVCFDKDGSAERTELYPDYKANRDETPDAIRTAIPWIQVILKAMHIPSIELSGLEADDIIGTLAKQAEKEDYKVFMVTPDKDFAQLVTENIFMYRPSRMGNGIEIWGIPEVQKRFGVERPEQVIDYLGMMGDASDNIPGLPGVGDKTAKKFIKQFDSLEGLLDNTDQLKGKMKEKVIANAEQGRLSKQLATIFTECEVTFDAKDYELSQPDSEKVQKLFEELEFRRLRDQFIKIFSGEDDTQQAQVTSTKTAKAHAKEAGGGQFSLFGADPGASGETITEHNSRKTIEDVPHIYQSVSEGMAMELFLKNLLKQTSVCFDTETTGLNPLTAELVGIAFSWEPTKGFYVPFPEKKEEAQELIEKLRPFFESEDIEKVGQNLKYDIKVLDKYDIKIKGRFFDTMIAHYLINPDMRHNMDVLAETYLNYTPLSITELIGKKGKNQLSMREVPLEKQTEYAVEDADITFQLAQHFSPELAEAKTDKLFNDIEIPLLHVLADMELEGINLDKKFLDSLAEALDDDIKQLEQKIYKEAGEEFNIESPKQLGEILFDKMKLVDKPKKTRTGQYSTAEDVLSYLAKDHEIIQQVLDFRGLSKLKSTYIAALPEQIEASTGRVHTDYMQTVAATGRLSSNNPNLQNIPIRTERGRQVRKAFVPRDENYTLLAADYSQIELRIIAALSEETTMIEAFKNGEDIHASTASKVFDVPLEEVTREQRANAKTVNFGIIYGVSAFGLSNQTDLSRTEAKELIDTYYKTYPKLRNYISEQIDFAREHGYVQTILGRRRYLKDINGRNAVVRGAAERNAVNAPIQGSAADIIKIAMIAIHKKLSEKNYKSKMLLQVHDELVFDIHKSELEALKPLIKSEMENAYKLMVPLDVELGIGDNWLEAH
- a CDS encoding copper homeostasis protein CutC codes for the protein MLIEVCANSLQSALNAEKAGAHRIELCSELAVGGITPSYGLLKAVREKVGIPVHVLIRPRSGDFTYSDGEFEIMRADIAICRDLGFDGIVSGVLKKDYSLDVKRTKTLIEASGKLKFTFHRGFDWVKDPMEVLRELENLGADCILTSGQEKSAVVGISLLEKLQQNASSLVIMPGGGVKPENIDVFKDKGFRAAHLSGSQFVRTLPNTPRISMNSPSFLKNDEITVSSVETIQKVVHAVK